The following is a genomic window from Fusarium verticillioides 7600 chromosome 5, whole genome shotgun sequence.
TCTCCGGATCGCCAATGTGGATTCCGTCGATGATCTGCCCTGTCCAAGCCTGTCCCATGATATAATTCCCAGTGGGAATCCCACCTTGCAGAGCTGACGCTGAAGGAATTGACAAGGATGTCAATGAGCCTCCGATATCTTTTCTGTCCGTCAACTCAAAAACAAGGATGCCCGTTCTTGGCTGGAATGATGAATTTTAAAGCTGGCAGATGGAGCTCGAGGAAGCTGTTATTGTTTAGCTCGCTCCCCACGTTCTCCACTGACTTTTAACCTGATGGCTTCATAGGCAAACCCCAGCTCCTGAGCTCATGAGCAAATCGTCATAGCTCAATTTCCGGACCCAATGATACGTAATGGCCTAATTTGACGTTTTGTTGATTGAAGTCGACACATCGTGTGCCTTGATTTTCCCCTTCATTTCCTAATTCTCTACGGCTGCTGTACGAGACTAGGTACGGTAGGTTAGACTAATCTCCAGGTTAATTAACTGGCCGCGTGGGCTGATCTTGATCGTGGCCAATGCCGCGATCGTGTCAAAGCTTTTCGTTAGCTCAACGTTAAAGTGAGCGTTTCATGACGTCACATCATAGCTTGAGCTCCCAGGAAAAAAGAGAACCGACGTCAGGTCTGCTAGGGTTTCATCACAACCCAAAATCGGCATCAGGATGCCATGAATTAGGAAATTTtccaagagaagatggtgtcgagCTACGGCAAGGATTACATCGAATCTGGCTGGCATCTGGATACGGCATATCCAACAGCTGgacgatatcatcaccaagcatccaatccatgGAGCTGACTCTTCAGTCACATTAACAGTGCATCAGCGCTGTCGAGGCAATTCCCGCGTAaaacaaccacaaccacagCATGCATGTGATGAGTGAGAGAAACTGAGACGTCGATCCGATGAGTTTCGTACCGAACTGTAACCAATGGTGACTGACGTCTTGGCCGTGTTTCGTCAGTCAGGTTTAGCTTTGAGCCACTGAACGCATCAATGCATCCCACCCATCACACCATGTTTGCACAAGCAGCGTCTCCTTTCAGCTAGCTACTTCAATTTAATTACTCCTCGTGTTTCTTGACAGGAAAAAGGACCGACACGCGGAAAGAAATGActctttgagtttgaatTTTATCCTACATAATACCGAttgatctcctcagcctAAATACCCACTCATCgcttttccttttccctctcGGGTTGTCGTCGTGTGCTCGGCTGCTAGGCGATCGTTGCCCAGTCAAGCTCGAGCCACAACGTGCTCAGTTGCACAAGCGTTGCATCTAGATTCCTGGagactcatcatctccatcttttTGAACTGCCATTGGTAACACTGCCGATGGCTGGACGCGGCACATGGCTACAGGCTATGCAAGCTTCCATCTGCTACAGGGACAATCTATAATGCAGTGTCTCGTTGTGTTCCTGTCCGTAGTATCTTTTGAGGGAGGCATCCCGTTCAGATGAACTATCGATGTCTAGGGTAATTCTCGTTGTCAAGTCGACGTGGCGTCGATTTCGCGACATGCTCTAGCCAGCAAGACTTTATTCACGGTCACAATGGATGGGGAATGTGCCTTTATCTTTAGTCTCGTTTTATTCGATGCGTTATAGCTTTAAGTGAACCGTATGAGGCGAGAATATCTATTCGTAATTGTTGAACATAacccaccaacaccaacaccagcggaTAACAAGAACCACAAACATATAAAATTGTACTTCCTAACCCAATCCAATGAAAGGATTTCCTGCGATCAATAACGTCACACATTCTGATCAATAAGAATATAACCAATAGCTTAGCTCTTTGTGTCGTCGAGTTTACGCTTATCCATAAGGTAGGCAATCCTCCACCCACTTATTTTATCCACATTGCTTGCTTGCCCAGATCTGTTTCTGGATAAAGCGAAATTTGTTGAATAGTGAGTCATCAATTGGGGAGGCTATTGACTGGGCACCGTATTGCAACCTACTGAACTCTAGGAAGTAGTTATGCCGTCGAAAAACCCTTCTTCAGGACACTTGAAGACTAAACACCTAGCTTCCCATACTGATGCAATACGGAGGAAGAATGCACTTTAAGATCCTAAGCGCAGATAAAAGTAAAGATTGCCGATTTCACCTCTGAACGCCATCTATGCCGTTTCGTTATGCTACATGCATTCCCATAATCCCAGTGTCATTCCTTTTCACGATGTTGGTTCTTCAGCCTTTAACCCAAGGTCGTTGAAAACGCTAGCCTTGACCTGATTAGCAACCAGACCAGACCTCTCCTTAGATGCAATGAGGCTGGCTTCCTTTGCCAGCTTGTCCATGGCCTTGTCGGAGCCCTTATGGCTCGTACCCATCATGCCTTGTCCATTTCGGCTTCTCGTGATGCCTGTCATCGCGTCCTTGATCTTAGAGCTCAAATCGAGCATCTGCTTGTTGCCATAGTCGCGGTTCGTGATCAGTGGGTTCTGGCTAAGAGTCTGTACCCAGTACTTGTGCCagaggagctcaaggagatgcgAGTCGAGAGAGCTCTTGAAATGGGACACTTCGAGACTGTAGTAGCGGCCTGCATGAGCACCAAACTCGGCAGCCTTGGCGAGCGGCACTGCCTGGAAGCCATCAGAGGTGACTGTGCCAGCCTGGTGGTCCTCCGGGTAGGTTCTGAAAGCGCCAATGTCGACCTTGCCTGAGTTGATAGTGCGATCGGGGTCGATAACGACGGCAAGGAAAGGATCCTGCCATTTCTGCTGCATGGCCTCTGTATCGACATCGATACCGCTCAGCCAGCATCCGTAGCCTGGGTGGCTGTGGTACCAGCCCACCACGTTCTCCTGTCGGCCCTGCGCTCGACATAGATCAAGATACTCGACAAGATATTCGTTCGCTTCGCCTTGGGCGTTGACACGAGTCTCTGTTCCTTCAACAGGCAGTCGGAATGCGTCGGTGACGATAAATGTGTCCTGGTGGGTGTAGCCTTGCATCAAGCCCATGACCTCAAGGTTGCCGCCAGATCGCGCGTGCATGGTCATCTTTATAAGAGCAGTAGCGCTTATTCGCACATGCTTGAAATAGTCTGGTGTTTGCTTCCATGCCTTCTCGTTGTTTATGACCTTCTGAGCATCGGCGTCGAAGTTGTAGAGAGCGTCGCGTTTGGGATCGACTAGCTGGACATTGTTGTCCAACTCTGGCACATATATTAGCTACAAAGTTATGCAGGTTTTCATAGTGAGACGTACCCCAAGCCTTCAAAGCAGATGCCTCCATCGTGAAGACTCCGAATGTTTGATAAGGTGCGAAGGTAGAGTGTGAGACACAGCAAGTTGACGTTGGTTCCAGGCAGACAGGGTGCCCCGCgtcttatcgataagagctCCGTAAAGGTACCTCCGTACACTGATATCCACGGAGGAGCCCTGGAGTCGATCTTGAATATTCCATTTTATTTTAAACTCTACTTAGTGAACAGGTTAAATGATATATCTCTAAACTTTTACTCTGCTGTGCTTCATTGCTATCGTTTTGGTGTTGCTTTTTAGTACATGTGCCTCTCCTCATCTTTCTTATGGAGGCAAGAGAGATATGCAGCCATCTCATATAAATGGTAAAAATAGACCAAGCATGTAAAttaagaaaaagaaaagcaaaggtcaagagaaaagaaaccCTGAAGAAATTATGAGCACATAGAATGCTGGTTCACTTGAGATTTATCGTTGCCTGACTCGTTTTTCGTTGCGACCTTGGAATCCTATGAAAATACATACTAGCCACTTGCTCGCATGCATACTTGtaacaacaaacaaaaagaaacagcCAAATGCGGACCTCAGTACCCATTTAAGCGCGAGCAGTTTTGTAGACTTTGGTGGCATCCTGCTGAATGCATTCTAAGGGTTCATCATTGGCGCGACTGTTCAGTGGTAACTTTTGATAAATAACTGCCCGCTCAGATGTGAGTGAAGGAGAAAAGGGAGCCAACAAAGCTGAGAGGCGCTTGGTGGTTATATGTGCACATAAAAAGTATATTTTCCAAGATAAAATTACACTGCGCCAGGCAGCAAAGCTCACAAAAGCCTCAAAAACCTAAAAAGCAACGAGAGCTAACCCAGGGCACGGTAGAGTTGGAATTGGTATTCATCCACTTGATATGATCTGTCACAGTAGGCCTTCCTGAGCGACTCTCGCAAGGGACGTGCAATGaatcaagaaggatcgcTTATCCTATTATCCTTTCTCCACGACTTACTCCTTTTTCTCAGCATCTTTACATATTCCAATCACTCCCTGGACATGCCACTGCGAATAGGCCTCGCTACTGTACAGGACCAATGAGCTTGAGCACTTCCACTGTTTCTATCGGCCCTACTATCTCGCTCTCTGACTTCATGCGACGCCCCCGACCAGGCGTCTGCTTGGGAGCGGACTTATGAGCGGACCTACGGTGTCGTAAACATTACACGGAACTACGACTCTCGGTTGAATGTGGGTGATGATGCAGACGATGATCATACTGAGGGTTCAGAGCTCAACGATGAGATATTGCAAGCGACCGTGCCGCTCACTCAGCACAAGCTGACCCCCCCCCTGTACCTCTTTTAGGAATTTCCACAACTTTGGCCCGATACTACAGCGAAACCCAGCGATAACGACATATATAACAATACCATGATATCACCTATGTTTGTCCAGGTCCCTCTTGATCTCCTGAGCCAAGTCGGGTACTACATTAGGTATGAATGGGTAGAAGCTATTCGCAAATCGGTGTAGGGGGGACGGGGATAAAGAAGAAACTACAAGGGAAGAATTGACGGAATTGTTCGTGCCTCAGTGACCACACAAGCGGGCAGGATATAATCCCTCTGTTTTGTGAATCTATCCGTGGATAGGAAAGCTTCACTGAGGTCCCGTGGTCTCATCATAGGCGCAACTGAGTCGAGTGGTAACAATTTATCGACAAACTACCCGCTTTTCTGGGACATggagaagaataagaagaaaaagaagaagaatgaagaggggGGAGGGTGAGAGAGGAGTAAATAAGGCTTGAGGTATGGTTAAATGGGGTCTTGCATCTATGGGGGATTAGAAACCTTGCAACAAGTCGGCGCTCTTGCAAGATCTGATAACCTTTTCTCTGTGAAGACTAAAATGAATAAAAAAGTACAGCGAATGGAAGCACAGATACTGAGAGAAAATGTTTATTCATGGCGCCAATCTTGAAAAACTGAAAACCTATGGCTCTCTGTAAACACACTGATTGTCCTTGAGCACCAGCGAAGCGCAATGTTCCAATGAAAGGCTCTATTCATGGATGGATCACGACACCTGGAAGCGCTGAACCTCCTACAACTAGGTACccaggtaaggtaggtaggcaggtaACTTAAAGAAACTTAGGTACCTTGGAGGTACCTTACTCAGGTACCTAATTGCCTTACCTAACTCGGATGAAGAGGCATTCGTGACACTGCTCGGCAGCTTTAATCGACAAGGGATCTTTCTTCAAGCGTATGGTGTTGTTTCCGAAGGCTGTAATATATCTAGGGAGGCCGCACCTACAGCATGATCACTTCGCAAAAAGAGCAACATTCACATTATCGGCTGCTCTGACTTCCACTGTGAGTTCCCCAAATATCATAGAATATGACTCATAAAGCAATGgaccttcttctccgacTCAGATATCTAGGCAGAAAACAGTGCTGTATTGAGAATTTCCCAAGCACTATCTACTACCTACCTGCTGCCCTTAAGATACCCATGTAGTCAAAATCGTTACAAGAACGTTGGGATTAGCAATGAGCAGCAAATCAATAAGAAGTCGGGAACAGAACTGCTGTCAACTTAATACACTTCAATTATCGTGAGAATATGCCTCTTACCCACAAACTGAAACGGGGTTTGTCTGGAACAGGACGTCCCTACCTTAGTAGATAGGTAGTGAAGGTAGTTGCAATGCTTATCTGTCAGCCACAACACTGTAGATGCTACTTCGTTTATTATGAGTTGGGAAGTTGGAAGACGTGCGGCAAGAGCGGCTCGAAGGTGATAGTCATGTCTACAAGGCCTGTGTGCTGTGGTCTTTTACGCCCAATATCTTCTATAGTACTTCCGGGCCCGAGGATGAGATCTGTGGTAACTCCGACTATACTCACTCAGCGCAAGCTGACCTCCCTATACTTTATATAGGAAAACCAGCGGAAAACCAGCGCctcgttgatgagattcgAGTTATTCGGAATATACGTCAAGGTATGTCACTTCCATCGATCTCTTTGATCGTCCTTAACACACCATAGCTATCACCCCGACCTTGAACCTCATGGGTTACTCAGCTACCGTCTCCATATGAACTCAGGCCTGCCAACAAACTTTCCAAGTTTCACCCAGAACTTGTCTCTCTCATAGGTTAGTTTTTCTCTCCTGCTCGGTGTGCCTCGGCGTAAATAAGCTAATGCTGAGACATAGCATTCGCGACTTTGGCATTGCGAAACCAACTTGAGGGCAACGACGCAAACATGCCAGACTCGTATTCTCTCATCAGCGACTCTTGTGAGTCGGCAATAGGCCTCTTACTACCAGCATAACCAAGGTGGACACCCCGGGAGACACATTATGTGGGACGAAATGACCAAAGGAGGGTATCGAATCGTCAAAGTTTACGGGGTATAGTTGGCATCAAAGGATccaagacaaccaagatcaTGGTTGAGCGTTTACTCGAAAATAAATTTCTGTCCTAAGATACTATTTCTTCTGTTAATGCCAAGACTACCGCGATAATCCCAACACGTTATCCCGGTAAATAAGATGAGAAACATCGTAAGGGCCAAGAGGCTGATTCCCTTGGAGGTAgaatgaacaagaagaggaagaaacaaATGACGAAGATAACAATGATGGCATGTATTATTCTGTGCCTCAGTTCCCAGTACATCAAACAGCCCACTGAGTAGACTGCCTGCTTGGGCATCTCCATCCTGCAGGTTGGATAGCTTCATTGTCATGGGTTCATCATTGGCGCGACTGTATTTGTGTACAAAGGATATAACATGACTTCCTGCATCGCCAGGCCAAGTAAGATGAAAACAAGGTAGAGAATAGCCTCTTTAGCGACGGGCAGGGCTTTATAAGGGCTTGCGAAACTGGGTATGATTTGTTTTACTTCACACGATATAAAGTTTGCGAAATtagaagaaatggaaagTAGATTAGATACAAACTAACTGATGATCAATCTTTGATAAATGACAGTTGAGAAAACAGTTATACAAGCCAGATTTCCATGGTAGCCGATTACAATACTTAGACAGCCCCGTTCAACGGAGCAGAAGGATACGTAGGCTGTTGAATTCCCATGCGGAATCGAGGAACGCGATCCATTCGGTTCAAGGCTGTTGTGGGCATTCTTAGGACTGTCTCGCGATACATAGTCTGCGTCTCCCACTCATAAGAGCATCCAATAGCTCGCTGCATGCCACCCTCGGAAGCACAGAACATGAGAGTGACAGGTGGCCTGACAGCCTCGAACAAGGTCAACTCCATGTTGTACGTATCTACAAGAGTGAAAATCTGGAATTGTTAGTCAACAATTAAAACGCCACAGAAGGCAAAAGTGACTCACCCTCATGTCGCCTGGACgagcttgcttggctgcctcaaccttcatcctcacctCAGGATCCTTGTAAGGGTCGATCCCCACGCGCTCGCCATCTTCGTTAACGACACTTCGGCTGAGGGGGCTTCCATTAGTGCTCCAGGAGAAGCGACCAAAGTTACCTCCAAAAATGGACCTCTCAATAGTGGGGGCGTTGAGATGCCCTTCAAAGCCAAACATCTCGGCTTGGGTATCAGCAAACTTGCCACCATAAATAACTCGAACCAGGTTGGGTGTGATTAACCAGATccagacgaagaggaggaggaagatgacaCCAGGGGCAATGAGGGCAGTTGCAGAAGTAGCGCTGGCGCCGGTGGTATAACCATACGGGCTGCTAGAGGAAGTGCCAGAAGAGCTGCTAGCGGACGCACCACTTGCGATGAGTGCAATTGcaatgacgaagaagactcCGTTCCACTCAACTGCCAATGCTGCGAAGTATCTCTTCCATGACGGTCCAGTAGACCAGTACACGGGATAGAAAGTCTTCCAGCGGATGGAGATGCCCCAGGCaccatcgatgatgatggtgtcttTGTCGGCGATACCAGCTACCTGGCAATAAGGAGTAATGTCCCAGAGAGCTGACTCATAGGCATCCTCCATGTCGTACCATGGCTGATCCTTGTCTCGGGGGAGTGTGCAGATGTACCTCTCGAGGAGTCTGTCGGAGTCGTTCGCCAAAGACAGTCTTGAGAAAGCCTGGAAGGCAGTGTCGGTTCGGTCAACTTGAGGTCGAAGTCTCAAGAGACCCATGAGGGCATAAGCCTGGTCGCCAGGGAGATACTCCGTAGTGTGGCGGCTGTAAAGACACTTGAGTGCCAGAACAGCTTGCTCCAGACGACTCAGGTTAATGGAGCCGAGATAATGATCAATCAGATGGCGAGCCATGTCAGAGTCCATGTACGTCCAAACCAGAGCAGCAAACTGGTTCTTGGCCACAACCAAGGGGGACTGAAGATTTCCGTCACGAGTGTAGACCGAGATAGTTCGGCCTGGGCTCAGAAGAACCTCAGGGAAAGTCCACATTCGACTTCCCCACTCGCGAAGAAGAGACTCAGTGTTGGCTTTGCCTGAGTGTCCAGCCTTGGAGCCTTTGCCCCTTCCGACAGCGATGACCATCCTGTCTGAACCGCGGAGAACATCTGAGATGCGATAAACATCAGACTCAAGTTCGTTCTCATCGCGCATGCAGCTACAAGCGATCCAGTAGGCAGGAAGCTTTGCAGCTCGACAAGCGGTCTCGGcgatatgatgaagagccatcaTGTCCTGCTCAGAGCTATGGCTAAAATGTTCAGTAGAGTAGGCAACGAAGAGATAGGCAAGATTTGTGTCTTGTCCCTCATTGTTCTCCCACTCGACGACGCTGCGGACATCTACTCCTTTGTTCCCGTCGTTGAAGGGCTCACGAAGGAAGCAGAGATAGCGAGGTCTCAACATGCGATAGATCTGGTTGTTACGAGCCATGAGGGATAGACCCTTGCGGTTCTCGAGCAAGTTGCTCCAGACCTTGGCGTCACCATAATACCTGTAAAGAACAGGAGCATAAGCGAGGTTTCGCTTGATGACATTAGGCTTGCCATCCCAGAACTGCCGATGTTAGTATACTTGTCAAAATATTTTATTAACACGCAAACTTACAACAAGAGCCATGGCAATGGCAGCCGGGAAAgttctcaacaccatgataCCCCAATCTTCCCAACTCTTGGGATCATAGCTAAAGTCAATGATCCATGTTGCAATGCGCACCTTCATCGGGGCGACCTTGCGAACATAGGTTCTCT
Proteins encoded in this region:
- a CDS encoding COP9 signalosome complex subunit 5, with protein sequence MEASALKAWELDNNVQLVDPKRDALYNFDADAQKVINNEKAWKQTPDYFKHVRISATALIKMTMHARSGGNLEVMGLMQGYTHQDTFIVTDAFRLPVEGTETRVNAQGEANEYLVEYLDLCRAQGRQENVVGWYHSHPGYGCWLSGIDVDTEAMQQKWQDPFLAVVIDPDRTINSGKVDIGAFRTYPEDHQAGTVTSDGFQAVPLAKAAEFGAHAGRYYSLEVSHFKSSLDSHLLELLWHKYWVQTLSQNPLITNRDYGNKQMLDLSSKIKDAMTGITRSRNGQGMMGTSHKGSDKAMDKLAKEASLIASKERSGLVANQVKASVFNDLGLKAEEPTS